TTTGTCAGTTTAGAGCGCTAAACCAGCCACTCCAAACTGTACCCTGATAGGTTAATCTAAGAAGTTCAGGAAGGTTTCCATATTGTCCTGCCCAACATGTTCCGCTACACGTGCTCTAGCGGGCCCCATAAGTTCAACAAAAAGAGATAAATCAGGTTCAGTTACCTGCATACCACGCTCTTTAAGCGCTGCAATCTCTTCTTCCTCTTGAGCCATAACAGCTTCACGCATCATCGCTGAAGCCGCTAGGCTCTCTTCTTTAATAATGGTTTGCTGCTCTTGAGTAAGCGAATCCCATGTGTTTTTATTAATCACATGGACCATTGAATTATATACATGCCGGGTCAAGGCTAAATGATCTTGAAAATCGTTTAAGTTATAATGGTATATAACACTAATCGGATTTTCCTGTCCATCAACGACACCTTGATTAAGTGCGTTAGGCAGCTCAGGAAACGAAATTTGTGCTGTCGAAGCCCCAAGCGCTTCAAGTGCTGCAACAATTTGAAGCTCTGGTGGAGTACGTAGTTTTAATCCTTTTACGTCTTCGGGTGTTTCAATTGGCCTCTCATTATTGGTTATATGACGGAAACCATATTCCCAATTTGATAATAAGACTAATCCTTGCGACTCTAGTTGGGGAGCAACCCAGTCATAGAAAGGCCCATCTAAAACGCGGTGCGCCTCTTCATAGCTATCAAATGCAAAAGGGGTCATGACAGTGCCGAATGCTTTAACATATTTATCCAGTCCACCTTGAGTGGGTAGATTCATATCGACGACACCTAAAACCGTCTGTTCTAATTGCTCAGGCGGTGAACCAAGTTCATTAGCAGGATAAAGCTCAACAGAAATTTCATTATTGGTTCTTTGGCTTACATTCTCAGCGAATTGCAACGCCGCTTCATGTCCGGGATGCGTTTCCGCAGCAAAGTGTGCCATTCGAAGCGTAATTTCTTGCGCACTTACGGTGCTTGAAATAATAAAGGCACAAGTACCCGTAATAATATATTTATAGTTCATTTGAGAGTCTCTTTTTAGTTGTTACTTATTATTGAGTTCTACTGGAAAAATATAATTCTTATTCTTTTAAGCAGGCTTGAACACCTGAAAGGTCTTCGTATGCTTTGATAACAGCCGTACAGCTTTCGCTACCGTGCCCCATAATTGAAGCAAGAGCGTAAGTGTTATGTACAGATTGAGCCATGAAAGCAGGCATTCCCGCTTTTCCCAGCCATTCTGCATAATAGCGAACGTCTTTTTGAGCGTTTTCTAACGACATATGTGGCGTAAAGTCACGCCTTAGAGTGAGGTCGCCATAAAGATCCATCATTCCAGACTTACCACCTGCTGCTGAAATAATATTAATAACTTTCGACATATCGAGCCCTTCTTTAGCGGCAAGAGCAAAGCCCTCACACCAAGAAGCCACATTCGCGAATGCTATATAGTTGTGTATCAGCTTAAGGCGGATTGCATGCCCTGATGGGCCGACATGAAATATGTTTTCGGAGTAAGTCTTAAAAACTGGCCGTAAACGCTCCAGTAGTGACTCTTCCCCACCAAATAAAATATTAACCTCGCCACGCTCAGCGTGAGCAGGTGTACGAGTCATAGGCGCTTCTGCGTAATTAATGCCCGCTTTAACGCAAGCGTCACGTAATAGGTCTACATGCTCAACCGAGACGGTCGTATGATCTAAAAAGACAGCATCTTTGGGTAAGGCTGCCAATGCGCCATCTGGGCCTAATGCCAAGGCTCGTACGGCTTCTGCTGTGGTAACACAAACAGCAAAAATATCAGATTTAGCCGCGATCTCGACGGCTGAAGCTCCTGCCGTTGCGCCATGCATAACAGCATCGGCTATCTTGTCTGAATCTAAGTCGAATACAGTGACGCTGTATCCTTTAGCACAGAGGTTTTTAACGAGACCACGTCCCATACCGCCCAGGCCTATAAACCCAATTCTTAGCTCTGGCATTAATGACTCCTTATTGTTTTTGAATTTTTTGCTTAGCAGGAGAGTAGATCACTTCCTATTGTCTGACAACTGTTTTTCAGCTATGTTTATGGTATAAATCTTCATCCCTTGCAACATTGATTTGGCTTTCAGCTCTGTACCGTCGCGAGAGTTTATAAAGCATCTAGGAACGTACCCTGATGAAGACACCAGTAACGTTTGAACGTATTGACCGGCCCCGCCGCTTGCCTGATGAAGTGGCCGCAGCGCTGACGGCGGCTATCGAAAATGGCCAGCTACGCCCCGGAGACCGCTTTCCTACCGAGGCTGTACTGTCTGAAAGCTTTGGCGTTGCCCGCACGGTTGTACGTGAAGCTATTTCGCTACTGAAATACGACGGCGTCGTTGATTCGCGGCGTGGGGTTGGAACCTTTATCACTGAAAACAGCAACCGGTCTGCCTTTCGCATTAGCCCTAGCTGCTTTGAAAAGCGTCAACAAATTATCAAATTGCTGCAGCTACGCGCTGAAGTCCAGGCGGGCGCTTCGGCACTGGCTGCAGAAAAACGCTCTATAAAGCAGATGCAGGGCATTGAAGAACGCTTCATTGAAATGGAGCGGCTGGATGCATTAGGCCCCGATGGCGCCCTTGAATCTAGAGTGGATATTGAACTCGATTTTTATCGTTTCATCACCGAAGCCTCAGGGAATGAATATTACATTGAAGTTATTGGCATGATTGAGGGCAATATCCAAAGCAATTTGCGTTCGGCTTTTCTCAAAAATGCAGCTGCGTCTGAGTTCGGCGTACCCATTATAAACGAGCATCGTGCTGTAAGAGATGCGCTTGCTACACAAGATATCGCGTTGGCTAGACAGGCGACACGCCTTCGTTTTGAACATGCCGCTGAGCGTATCGCGGCGCGTGAAGACTTTTTATAAGTAACAAGGACAAAAATTATGAATAACAAAAATGTTCGTCACGGTGGTCAAGTCTTAGTTGAAGCCCTGAAAACACAAGGCGTAGAACGCGTGTTTTGCGTTCCTGGTGAAAGCTATTTAGCAGCTCTTGATGCCCTTTATGAATCTGGCGTAGAAACGATCGTCGCTAGAAATGAGGGTGGAGCTTCAATGATGGCCGAAGCTGACGGTAAGCTAACAGGCCAGCCCGGTATCGCTTTCGTGACGCGTGGACCTGGCGCAACTAACGCTTCATGTGGTGTACATGTTGCGTTTCAAGACTCCACTCCCATGATCTTATTTATCGGCCAAGTTGCCAGCGACCAGCGCGATAGAGAAGCCTTCCAGGAGGTGGATTATCGTGCCATGTTTAATCCATTGGCAAAGTGGGTGGCAGAAATTGATCGCGTTGACCGAATTCCAGAATACATTAGCCATGCATTCCATGTTGCTCAGAGCGGAAGGCCCGGCCCAGTGGTGCTTTCGTTACCCGAGGATATGCTTTCTTCCGAATGCGATAATGTCGATATTGTACCGGCCGCCGTATTGCCTTCAGGAAAAGCAGCAGACAGCGATGTACATGCAGTATTAGAGCTATTAGCCTCCGCTGAACGCCCTTTAATCATCGCCGGTGGTGGCTCTTGGTCGCAACGAGCGGCTGATGCACTCGGCCAGTTCGCGCAGACAGCAGGCTTGCCAGTAGGCGCCTCCTTTCGGTGTCAGGATTACTTAGACAATAGGCACGCAAATTACATTGGTGATATTGGCATTGGCATTAACCCCAAGCTTGCTGAAAGAGTGCGTAATGCTGATGTTATTCTTGCATTAGGTAGTCGGCTGGGTGAAATGACCACTAGCGGATACACGCTGCTTACGCCACCGATGCCAAAGCAAACGCTTATTCACGTCCATGCCGACTCTTCTGAGATTGGCCGAGTATATCGACCTGACTTAGGCGTCGTTGCCAATGCCGCCGAATTCATTTGCCAGCTGGCAGAGGCGGCTAAAGCGCCTAAAACATCCAGAGAGCGGTGGATTAAAGAAGCCCGCGCTGATTATGAAGAGTGGCAACAGCCCCAACGCACGCCCGGCAACCTGAGGATGGAGAGCGTCATTGCACACCTCAACGAGGATCTTAGCGATGATGCCATCTTAACGAATGGCGCAGGAAACTATTCTGCTTGGTTACAT
This DNA window, taken from Vreelandella profundi, encodes the following:
- a CDS encoding TRAP transporter substrate-binding protein, producing MNYKYIITGTCAFIISSTVSAQEITLRMAHFAAETHPGHEAALQFAENVSQRTNNEISVELYPANELGSPPEQLEQTVLGVVDMNLPTQGGLDKYVKAFGTVMTPFAFDSYEEAHRVLDGPFYDWVAPQLESQGLVLLSNWEYGFRHITNNERPIETPEDVKGLKLRTPPELQIVAALEALGASTAQISFPELPNALNQGVVDGQENPISVIYHYNLNDFQDHLALTRHVYNSMVHVINKNTWDSLTQEQQTIIKEESLAASAMMREAVMAQEEEEIAALKERGMQVTEPDLSLFVELMGPARARVAEHVGQDNMETFLNFLD
- a CDS encoding NAD(P)-dependent oxidoreductase, which codes for MPELRIGFIGLGGMGRGLVKNLCAKGYSVTVFDLDSDKIADAVMHGATAGASAVEIAAKSDIFAVCVTTAEAVRALALGPDGALAALPKDAVFLDHTTVSVEHVDLLRDACVKAGINYAEAPMTRTPAHAERGEVNILFGGEESLLERLRPVFKTYSENIFHVGPSGHAIRLKLIHNYIAFANVASWCEGFALAAKEGLDMSKVINIISAAGGKSGMMDLYGDLTLRRDFTPHMSLENAQKDVRYYAEWLGKAGMPAFMAQSVHNTYALASIMGHGSESCTAVIKAYEDLSGVQACLKE
- a CDS encoding FadR/GntR family transcriptional regulator; this translates as MKTPVTFERIDRPRRLPDEVAAALTAAIENGQLRPGDRFPTEAVLSESFGVARTVVREAISLLKYDGVVDSRRGVGTFITENSNRSAFRISPSCFEKRQQIIKLLQLRAEVQAGASALAAEKRSIKQMQGIEERFIEMERLDALGPDGALESRVDIELDFYRFITEASGNEYYIEVIGMIEGNIQSNLRSAFLKNAAASEFGVPIINEHRAVRDALATQDIALARQATRLRFEHAAERIAAREDFL
- a CDS encoding thiamine pyrophosphate-binding protein; amino-acid sequence: MNNKNVRHGGQVLVEALKTQGVERVFCVPGESYLAALDALYESGVETIVARNEGGASMMAEADGKLTGQPGIAFVTRGPGATNASCGVHVAFQDSTPMILFIGQVASDQRDREAFQEVDYRAMFNPLAKWVAEIDRVDRIPEYISHAFHVAQSGRPGPVVLSLPEDMLSSECDNVDIVPAAVLPSGKAADSDVHAVLELLASAERPLIIAGGGSWSQRAADALGQFAQTAGLPVGASFRCQDYLDNRHANYIGDIGIGINPKLAERVRNADVILALGSRLGEMTTSGYTLLTPPMPKQTLIHVHADSSEIGRVYRPDLGVVANAAEFICQLAEAAKAPKTSRERWIKEARADYEEWQQPQRTPGNLRMESVIAHLNEDLSDDAILTNGAGNYSAWLHRYYRYRGWRTQLAPTSGSMGYGLPAAIAAKLRHPERDVICLAGDGCFQMAMQEFGIACQYGANIIVLISNNGMYGTIRMHQERHYPGRPSGTNMLNPDFAALAKAYGGYGATVTSDEDFPTAFAHAKNAGVPAILDLKVAPQALSPKLLLESP